Below is a genomic region from Polyodon spathula isolate WHYD16114869_AA chromosome 26, ASM1765450v1, whole genome shotgun sequence.
TGCAGTTAGGGCATTGCCTGATACCGTTAATGTCGGCTTGCTAGGAGATATtgtataaagcattttttttcagtttggagTTCAGCACTGACTGTACGTCATTTTAAAAGATGCCATGAAATTCTAGGCCTATTGACTTGTGTTCAAACAGTGCCCTAGTGACTACCCCAAAAGCATGTAAAGCGCTTGAATATGACATTTTTCTAAACGGTTCAAGTGCATTGATGCCAAGGGAAGGCAAGGAGAGTTTTGTTTTGTCCGCCTCCCTCCTGAAACTTTACACTCGGCTAGCAAAACCAATGCAGGTGGAAAACAGCACCAACAGCACCTTTTCTGGCACAACGGGggatatttcaaaacaaaaatagggcttggataaaaaaacaaaaaaaaaacggctgTACTGTTTGAAGAGTAAACAGAAACAGATCTTGCTTCAAAGATGACCTTCAGAAAATGTCAGCGTTCATATTAATCACTGTACCGCAACAACTAGGAAGTGCCATTGACAAAATGCTTACCGACTGCAAACAAGGCAGTCTGCCAGCTCTGCTGTTTGCATGTAAATAAACTGTATTACAAATAGCACCCCAGATCTGCATATCCACAGTAAGATATGTTAGATTTAAACTTTCATAACCaccagcatttaaaaaagaaatacaccaATAAAACGACTGTTGATAACAGGATAATCCTGAGAATTTGTTCTTCTTCTATTGTTTCTGTAGCATTATTGTTCTTTTTAACATGTAGCTTCCTGTGTTTCTTAAAGTTACCCTCTTCAAACAATAAAACTTCCCATCTGAGGCCCAGTGGATAACAATAGGAGCAGAAATAGTAAGATTCGAGGCCATCTTTGATACAAGTCCGCAGTATAGTGTAACTTCAGTGAATGGCAACGTGTTTTGTTTGAGATCTCAGGGGACAAACCAGTCTAGGGCTTCTAATGTTGCAAAGGCTTGATGAAAGACTTTTGCGCCTCATATTACAAAAGAGGGTAGCTttgctataaataaaatgtgtgtttaccaAATTATTAACATACAATAGCTATGGATGTAGTTAAACAGACAAAGCAGTAAGAAAGACAAAGAATCTGATCATCTGTGAAGTACTATATTTAGACAAGAGTCTACACCACTCCCAAAGTAAACTGAGTTAGGTATTAAGGAATAGAATAAGGGTGGTACTCTACAATAAGAGACTTGATTGCACATTGAATACTAGTGTCTCAAACTCCATTGCACCACTGGAAACAGGCTGTTTAATGACATTTTGGTATCTGGGGAGTGTACTGTTCGTAATAAAGATGGCAGTAATTCGAGCTCAGACAAAGAGTAGAGAAGTTATGAACCTGCTTGTTCAAGTGTACTGGGGTGACTCTtgagtttaatttaattgtaaccAGTGTGAACAGTTAACTGATTGGAAAGTACATCAGAGGCAgttactgtacaattaaaaaaaaaaaaaaaaaacatcatcttcATTTTCTGGGctgcaaagagaaaaagaaagaagaaatggAAAAGAGAGATTTGAAAATCTTGACAAGTTTGCCGTAGCAAGGATTTTCCAGTCCTCTAGGGGGCAGTGAAGCTTACCTGTTAACAGAGCTACACCATTGGAAAATAGCTCGAATCAGCTAGTTGGTAAAGTAATTAATTGTGCACACATATGGGCTAGCTATAGTAAAAGGTGGGACAAAAATTCAAAGTAATGAAAGATTTGCTTGAATTCTTAATTGAGTTTCCTGGCCCAAGACCTGCTACTGAGCATAGACGAAGGAAAGGAGGGCCTGGAGGGTGACCGTGGAGGCTGGGAGAAGTCTGCAGGGTGGAGATAGGCACTTCCTAGATCCCTTAGATCCCTTCCTGTCCGGGGAGATGCAGACAGCCAGCTAGGCTACGGGCTTCCGGAGGTTGTCGTTTGCTTTCCTGTGGTGAGCTTGGTGGAGATATGCTTTCATTGTCGCCCAatgcctttatttttattttagaaggaGGGCTTTGAAATAGACTGGAAGAAgtaaaactcctaattaaacaaTGGTGAGAGGTTAATAAAAGTAGCATCCACCATCAATTCACAGGAACAAAAACATCAATTattaatgtactttttaaaaataatatgttgTAATATAACATACGGCATATTTGGCCAAAAAGCAAGTTAAGTAGTCTTCTATTTTGTGTCTTTGATTACCTCCCCAAGCAAAATGTAGAGTATAAAATACATtgtgccccccccaccccatacAGCCTTTTCTTTAGTTAACCAGTGCAGCTGTATGTTAATGTGATCAAACCTTTTTAAACTTTACCACTGGGGATTTAAACCAGCCTGAAAAGCACTATTATTCTAGAGATGGGAAGGGTGAGTTACAGCATGCTGCAAATTCAGATTCAATTGTAAGTCCCgggcacagatttttttttttcctttttataactAACCTTCTATAGCTTTGGCAgcatttgattattattttttttttgctttcaattGGCTTTTAGCCAACAGCCCACCCCTGCCATCAAAACTGCCTCCCCCTCAATAGCAAACAGAAGTCTTAATCCTACGCTGACAAGCGACATCTGCTCAGAATTTGCTCAACAAACAAACGAGATTGGGTTAGGCAGCTGTCTCAGGTAAAGTGGGCAGGGTAACTTTACTTTGGTGTGGGTTCAACCCATAGTCACATATTATTTACTTATAAGGGACTGGGGATTTTTGTGTGTGGGAGGGACGGTTGTGTTCAAGAAAAAGTGTGTGCGATGGGGGTCAGATGAAAGTTTCTGGCTTGTTGGACTGGTTGGGTGAGGTGGAGGCGCGTGCCAGAGATAAGGCAGCACAAGGCAGCTGTAGGCAGGTGTTGTCTCACCTGAATGAACAATGGTAGAAGGAAAGCCAGTTAAGATACTTTAATCAGGTGCACTTGCTTGTTGTGCTAATACACCCGTTTTATTCactttgcagcagcagcacctgCTTCAATTAATCAAGGTCTGGCTTTGCTTGTGACACTTGGAAagtttttacagttacagattaaATAGTTGTGAACCAAAAGTGTCATAAAGTTCACAATATAACTGCTCTAGCAAAACCAGTTTTTGCTggttaatcccccccccccttttttttaacacagtggCTGCTTGTGTGAAAGAGGGGTCGAGGAGAGATGCACCCCTCTTTGTTGCTGTCTCAGCATTGGGGCTGGGATGCTGTAGCGCTCCAACACCGTTTCCATGGAGAAATTGTTCAGGAACACAAGAGAGCTTTCTTTCCCAAGTAATTCTTTGGGGGGCATTGTGAGCTTGTTTGACTTGTTTAACTCGCTGAGTTTTGGGGAGTAAAACATTAAGACCCCCTCCCTCAACCCCTCTACCACGACCACAATTTAACAAGATTTTTCAAAAATATGATAGACACACGCAAGACAAAAAGAGAATGagacacagaaatgtgtttttactgatttttctTTCTAGTCTTGTATAGcactgcagttattattattttcagaagtAAAAATATCAAACTAATCTTTTGTTTCCTCTTCATTTTCTTGCAGACCTACATCTTCACAGACGGAGAGGATGAGGAGCTAAAGAAAAGAATAGGTGAGTCAAAGGATAAAACTGTAGCCAGCTGCCTGATTAAAACAGCAAATGcacatttgcacttttattaaaatcacTGTGTGGTTTCAATGTCAGTTTGGTCATTGgctaaatacaaaaacaccatTGTAATTGTAAGTTAATTTACTGCAAAACTTGTATTAATGacataatgggggggggggggggtattcagTTTCAGGCAGCTAGTGTTGATATAAGACAGGTAGTAATTGTCACACATTAGAATGCAGCTTCTACGCTGTGGTATTTATATAAAGGGGAACTACCagacttatttttaaacaaggttaAGGGCAATGCAAAGAGAAGTTTTTCTAAGTTGAGCAAGCTTATGGTTTTACAGAGGGTGTTTCAGCTTTGCAAAATACTATGTGACTCCACATCTCTTCAACAGGAAGTACACAGTGTTAAAACGCGATGTACTACTAGAAACAATGCTGTTAAATATAGGTCCATTATTAAGCTTTGAATATGTCATTTCCATCCAAAGTCCAAGATTCCCTCAGTAAAATTGACAGGATAGCCATTTAGTCAGCTCCATACCCCCACTACTGTTCTCCAGCCCCTTTTGCAAACCCCCCATAGTCTCAATGTTAATTACCCCTATTGTGTTTCCAATCGATTTGATTCACAAAGCCTCCCGTTTTACTCTGTAACAGGTGACAGATGCTGGAGTAAACCAAAATGGAATAGACTTGACAAAACGGGCTGTGCAGCTTCGGAAGGCTATCAATCATGTTTGGCAGTGATGTTAACTCTGCAtcgtctttctttcttttttttgttgctgacaGGAAGCCATGCCATTAACACAAACTGCTCAGCCGCACACAGCCGGCAAGCTCTGTCCTGCAAGATGGCGGTGGAGTACGACAAGTATATCGAATCTGGAAAAAAGTGAGTTATGTTACATTAATACACCCCACTTATTTCTTATAGTTGCCTAGTAGAGATACCAGaatgttcttttttgtaaatgcagttgACCCTGTTAATGAATCCTTAACCCTGTTTCAGATGGTTTTGCCATGTGGATGATGACAACTATGTGAACATGCGGACTCTGGTGAAATTGCTCTCCAACTACCCCCACACTCAGGATATCTACATTGGGAAGCCGAGCCTGGACCGGCCCATCGAAGCCACGGAGAGACTCGGAGACAATTTAATGGTAAGTGGAACACTTCTAATCCTGTTGATATGGCAACAGATTTCACAGACAGCTTGGTTGAAGTAATTAAATAATCaatatttccttttctttctgtttttcagcGGCCCATTAACTTTTGGTTCGCTACTGGAGGTGCTGGGTTCTGTATCAGCCGTGGTCTGGCATTGAAGATGAGCCCATGGGCAAGGTATGGATTTAACCTCTCTAATTTTCATAAGAAACTCTGTTGTAATGCCttgaaagattaaaacaaaaaaaaaactccctttttGTAAATCCTACTGACAGTGATACAGTGCATGTACTCCTTACAGGACAGCTGGTCTAAAACACATTTCCCCTTTCCCCACCTCTCTACAGTGGAGGACACTTCATGAACACAGCGGAGAAAATCCGTCTCCCTGACGACTGCACTATTGGGTACATCATCGAGTCTGTGCTGGGAGTCAAACTGATCCGCAGCAACCAGTTCCACTCCCACCTGGAGAACCTGCAGCAGGTGCCCAAGTCTGAACTCCACAAGCAGGTAAACAAGCTGCTCTGCATAGGGCAAACACAGCCTAAGCAACTGCTTTCTGCACACAACAATAGAACCAACATTTCCTTTAGCTTACTCTTTGGTTATAACAATGCTAATACTAATAGGAAATACATGTTTGACCATGCTTGAGTTGGAGTAAAACTTATGTTAACTGATAACACTTTTAAAACTCCAATGTTGAATGAGACTCTAATTCTGTCTTTGCAGGTAACATTGAGCTATGGAATGTTTGAAAACAAGAGGAATGCCATTATCATGAAGGGGGCTTTCCCAGTGGAGGAGGACCCATCCAGGTGAGAATGGATCTATTCGACCTACAGCTTGTACAGAGCTTGACATTTCAAATGAGTTCAGTACATAGCACAGCCACGAAGAAAGCATCTGAATAAGCTACCGTATTCCTtggaatttaagacacactttttgaaccaattttttcttcaaaaaaatggcctgcgtcttaaattggAGTACAGTGTAGTGATGCGTTTATTAAGATGGCTTTGGACTGGCGCTGCAAACTGCCTCCTTACGTCGTTATCTTATATGAGTAGATGCATCTCTGTAAATgtatctttatttgatttttttttccctcaaattgagggtgggaaatttgggctgtgtcttaaatttgagggcatcttaaattcaaaggaatatggtattaAAAGCAGACGGAaaaggaacaaacaaaaacactagcTATCATTCTGCCCTGACTTGCTAATATTATCTTTCCTGTGCTTTGCTGTGCCCTCACCCCCCCATGTTCCTCTCATCTTCCTCTTGGAGTGTCCTTTCAGCCCATTTGAAAGATACTATATTTCCTGTAAAAAGTTTGTAACCAAAGCTTGTTAGTTATTTCAATCAGACATTACTGTCTTGCGGTATGGCAACATATTGCATAGTTTTAAGTATACAGTTacggttttgcatcaccctattgaatgaacaaattttgctttataaagtttaatgaaacctgctaaataatgttacattaagatAGTGACTTAGTACATACTGCTTGTAGAAATAGAAAAATGCGACTTTTcaaagtctaacatgaaatacagtactactattatggctttgaGTAGACTTTTGCATTATcattttgttgtatattttatttcatgatgttaaataaaagatctaaattatgtttatatatatatatatatatatatatatatatgtgtgtgtgtgtgtgtgtgtgtgtgtgtatgtatatatatatatatatatatatatatatatatatatatatatatatatatatatatatatatatatgtttttttttttttttattatgtctcaatcctaaaattctagatagtgcccacttttggccatagctggagACAGATTTAAGCATAGATATTATTGGGTTCATTTTGTTACTTGTGCCATTTCCCTGAATTGTGAAACTAActtcattttctctctctctcccctcaccaGGTTCAAGTCTGTACACTGTTTGCTGTACCCGGACACCCCCTGGTGCCCCTCCTACGCTGTCTAATAACAGCGACCCCCCCCTCCCACCTCTTGTTACCCTCGTCCCGTGCCGCCCCGGTATCTGAAGGGCCCGTGGGACCAGTGTCTATTCGGCTGTGAAGCtactgtgtttttgctgcagtACTGCACAGCGTTTGCTAGTTTATATTGAGCTGCTGTGCGGCTTGCTATTTTGTTACAAACTTTTCCCTCCAAGCTGTTGCTGTCACTGATGGCCAGCGGAGAAAGACATATTTTTGGACTTCAGTGTGTGGTGTACAGGCAGTTCTCTTTGCTTGTGATTTGTAAATGTTGCTTATGATATATTTGCAATTCTCAtagaatgtacatttatattgCTATGCCTTTGCCAGCTTATTCATGCATTTTTTAtcttggcttttttattttttgttattactttATCGTAGACTCCGGATACAATAATTGAAATgaagtttcttttcttttagcgTTACAGTATTTAAGCTGGCTGTAGGCAGTTTCTAGATGTGAGCTCAGATGTTTATTTCTGAGGTGCATCGCTACGAAGCACTTTCCCCCTATTTTAAACGTCTAAGGAGTACAATCACAGATTGAGGCAGGTTACGCTTGGAATCTGTGCTGAAGTTGAAGGAAGACTTTACATTAGCCAAAAATGTACATAATTTTTATAGATATTGTGATATTTAATATGATTTATTGCCTTTTCAACaatcttgaagaaaaaaaaaatatatatatatatattagcaatgGTTAAAATTAAATGTTACAATCATCTTTTAAGTGTGTTGCATATAGACGTGTAAAAAAATTGCATGTTTTCCTTTATTAGAAAATGTTGCCTTTTTGTAGATCTTTTGTTGTAAAGGAATATCACAATATATAAGTAAAAAAGTAGAATTTCCTTGTTTACGTTAGTAATTATATAGAGTATTGTGAAATTCCTTTATTGCTTCGCTCCTTTTTAACAGGTCCAATgtctatatgtacagtacatataaataTAGCAGATTTGCTCATAGAACCAGTGGCAGCTAATAACTTAAAGATCCCTCTTTTAAAAGTTGCAGACTACATTGTCCTGCATTTATGCCTTTGTCTTGTGCTTTCAAAGATATCAGTGTTTAATTGTGTTGtctcacatttttaaatatggttaatgcctacaaacaaatgaaaagatgAAGAAATGTGTACAAAATGGACTGATATCGTTTGAAAGCAGAGACTGCAATTTTATCCCCAACCCTACTAAGGATTTTAGCCATACTCGTTTTGAAAAAGAATACTGTGAAAATGTGGGGCTGTTTGAAAAGGAAAGGAGATTTCGCAAGAGCGGCAACATTAATGTATAAGAGAACGCAGAGCTTGACTATCATCTCTGTGACGATGTCCCATACTGGGTACTCTTGTAAATGTTAATTTGAAGCAGTATTTGTTtactgtgctttttgtttttcaaataactgTGTATATAAGTGTTtgacaatggatttttttttctttgaatcaGAAATGCTTCTGACAAACGTTTTAAATGATGATGTTTACCGCTTGTAATCATTGCTTTTTCCTCTAATTTATATTCCAGTAtctggaatttctttttttttattattgtttttcaaattgtacatatcaaaaatacaaatgcTTCTCGGGGATAATAACCTGATATTGTTACCATGGAAACTCCAATGGTACCCTTCatttgcttttaataaagcagctTAATGGCTGATGAACTTCATTGTCCGTGTGTCCCGGTGCTTGCTGTTCTTGGTCATATTGCTCAGTCACGTTACCTGTGTGTAAATGGTATCTGATCCATCAAGTACATGCTTGCATTCAATACAGTTCACTATATTAGGCAACATGGAACCATATTCACAAATAGTTCTTTAAGGAATTAAATTGTCTGTTCCAGTCCGTTAAATGAAACCCGATAACAGTCTTGAACCAGTTTCATGAACATCAAACttcttttattaaatcaaaaatacactttaaaaaactttaaataacattCATGTGTATCTAACTTAAGCCTGTTGTCAGCATCTTTCTCACTTGTTCCATAACATATAAAACTGCACACACCCAACACAACccctatatacagtgcctatagaaagtccataccaccttgaacttttttttcacattttgttgtgtcagtgcctcagtttcatgcatttaaatgaggattttttccacttatctacacacaccatactccacactgttaaggggaaaaaagtttttattgagaagaaaattgtatattaaaaatgcaaaactgaaagatcataattgataagtcttcacccccctgagttaatacttggtggaagcacctctggcagcaattacagctgtgagtctgttgggataggtctctaccaactttgcacacctagatttggcaatatttgattattctttttacaaaactgttcaagctctgtcaagtcccttggggagcattgatggacagcaatcttcaagtaatgccacaaatttccgattgaatttaggtcaggctctgactgggccactcaaggacatgtaactttttgttccttagccactcaagtgtagctttggctgtgtgcttttggtcgttgtcatgctgaaaggtgaacttccgtcccagtttcagctctcttgcagagggcagcaggttttcatcaaggacttctctgtactttgcgccattcattttcctttctatcctgacaagtgccccagtccctgccaatgagactcatccccataacatgatgctgccaccaccatgcttcacagtagggatggtgttctttgggtgatgcgctgtgttgggtttgcgtcaaacattTAGGCCAagaagttccattttagtttcgtcagaccagaaaagtttttgccacatggctacagaatttagagtgtttttttgcatacttcaaacaggattcaaggtgagctttcttgagtaatggcttccttcttgccaccctaccatacaggccagatttgtgcttgggatattgttgtcacatgcacactttgaccagtaaTGTCCAtacaagcctgtagctcttgtaaagttgccattggcctcatggtagcctctctgatcaatctccttcttgcttggtcatcaaGTTTGAGGgtcggcctgatctaggtaggatcttggtggtgccatacaccttgcaCTTCATCTTGACCTTGCTcgaaaggatattcaaggcctttgatatttttttatacccattccctgatctgtgcctttcaacaactttgtcccagagttcttttgaaagcgccttgatgctcatggttgagtctttgctttgaaatggactACCCAGCAAAAggaacctacatgaactgctgaatttatcctgaaatcatgtgaaacactacaatttaacacaggtggaggccacttaacttgatgtgtgattttgaaggtgattggttacacctgagctaatttaggattgctattacaaggggggtggacacttggaccaaccaagctatttcagtttttatttttaattaagtttctacaaatttctagaatatttttttcacttggaagttgtggggtaggatgtgtagataaatgaaaaaaaaaatagtttaatacattttaataacaagcTGGAGACaccaaaaggtgaacattttgaaagggggtgtagaatgTCTATAGGCACAGTATAACAGTGAGTTAGGATTTTTAACCAGaataaacatgtaataaaacatagtaaagcataggtatgcaTAGTAAACAATAGCAAGCTATGGTGAAGCACATTAATGCCTACAGCAACCCGGGGCaaactggtaaatgcatagtataatcatgggaaaagcatgggaaaactacaacagtaccatggtaaacttttataagtgaaTGTGCAGTACATAAGACAGATGAAAGGTGTGGTAAACTGTTGTCTTTGTAATCCTAAAGCATTCTTTGCAAATATAAATAGAAGAACAAGGagagtttcaaacaaaaacaaaacaaaggacttTCCATTGCTAGGTTTTCAACATTCAGCATTGCTACTACCCCATTCTCTACAGGCTGGCCACGTATTGAAGCATATTTCTTGGTACACTTTTTTAAAGATCCTCCCACTCACACATGACATTGGTTTCTATAGGGATCGAGCTAAcgattttagtttttcatttccaAGGAACACCAAGTAGAACAGCCCCCTTGTCTAGCATAGCTTAGACAGGAAATTCACTGAATTGGTCACAGAGGTTTGGATTCAGCCTGACCAGCTGTGCTCAAATGCAAACCCATGACCTTCACCTCAGTATGCTATTTTACTAATGCAATATACCAATGACTGTGCTCAGTACCCACCAGAATATCACTTCCCTCCAGCCAGCCTTGATAACAGCTACACTCTTTTTGCAGAGCTCATGTTGTAACAGGACCTGGATGCATTGTACCACTGCAGAGTCATGTAAACcacataaaaaatttaaataaaaacaatttaaaaattgtttgttttaattaaattatcttGTTCTCaactttttggttttatttgtataataaaaaagACTGTTACAGAACATATAGGTATTCTCTGGCAGATGTTTAGGAGCTAGTGGTGGTtctcaataatacattttaatacatttctggcAATTAACACACTATAAAGTTTGAATAAATTccaattcaatttaaaatctgtttattttgggGCTCATTTGTGGCAGTAAATCGTATATTTTGGAAACAACTTTCTCAGGAGATGAGTTTTCTATAACACGTCAGTGATCTTAATCACTCAGTAgcataaacataatttaaacacgGCGCTCAACCTCAAAGGTTAAGAATCTTAATATCAACTGGTTTGCATTATATTAGCATGTGTATGATAATGAAGTTCACAACACTGTATTAAGCATGATTAACAGTCTGATGTGTCAGACTTCTTCCCAGCTGGCCTGCCTCACCCAGTCTCCAGTCTGTTTCAATGCATGTGTGAACATGTTGATGAGACTGAGGAGAACATGAAGTAAATACAGTTAAGGAGGTCAGTGACCGTTGCAGACACAATTAAAGAACGAAAATGCAAAACCTACCCAAATTAGAATGACTTAAGGGCTAACGTTttattgtatatgaaaaaaaaaaatacaatgtgccCTGCTGAGACAAGTATAAGACAGAATATTGCTAACTGTTCCAAAAGTTCTTAATGAAGTTTGCCATGTAGATCATAATCTCTCTTCCACACAAGCTGTAACTGACAGTGCCTGAGCTAATTTTGAAAACCATGATACTagtctttgttttaatgtataaaaactatatatatatatatatatatatatatatatatatatatatatatatatatatatatatatatatataataaaggcAAGGAAAAGTTGAAAGAAATGATGAAAGCCTACAAAAAAAAGGGGCTTGTGACCCAATAAGGGCTATAAAGAACTCATCTATCATTGTACTTCATACTACACAGTCACATATTTGTGAGTAACAGAATCCACCACTAAGTCTATAAAATGTCTCTTAAAATGCACCGTTAAACACCACAAACCTGGAATTTGTCTTTCTTGCAACATTTTGCTGTAAAAAGAACCATTTCCTCTTTCCAGAAGAGCATGTGTTTGCAGCTGTTTCATACCGCAAAGCAATCCAGACTTTGTTAAGTGAGCTACAGTAAGAGCAACGAATTAAAGTTCCAAACCCTCAAAGCCTTTGTGAGTTGTTGTTTACTCTTTTTAGAAGCACATTGCACCCACAGCTGGTTATTAGTCAGCTAATTGAAATACCTTGTTTGAAACCACAAGCAGCTGGATTATAGAAGGCGAGCGTGTTGGGGCTGGGCACGCCATCCCcattgtttccatttttaaaagttttttttttttttatgttggtcaGGAAGTTTAAACTACACTAGTGGTTTTTATTCATtgttacaaatagtttaaaacacagACCAGAAATAATTTTTGTTGTCAGGACACAATACCTATTCTGAGGAAATTTGCTAGTTGTGCCCTGCTTTACATGATATAAACCAACAAACACTGGATATCTAATACATTCACATTGTTCAGAACACTGCATACAATACTAGTGTCACATGTTTATGTATTACTCGTATAGCTTCCCTTTTGATCATGTAGTGACACACACCAAGTGGAAATATTTGTCtggttgaaaacaaaaatgtataaatcgAATGCAAGATATAATTAGCAAATGCTGTGAACCCTT
It encodes:
- the lfng gene encoding beta-1,3-N-acetylglucosaminyltransferase lunatic fringe, which encodes MLKTCGKRFLLSIVGATFTCLVVLFVAQLQQRNQVEAVPNGREVGMRSLQSLETLEESHDTQEPQLSQPDPQQQDSNPEQGKGFSAYFTKLTRSRREAEKTESSTEVATERPPMEDITPNDIFIAVKTTKKFHQSRLELLLDTWISRNVQQTYIFTDGEDEELKKRIGSHAINTNCSAAHSRQALSCKMAVEYDKYIESGKKWFCHVDDDNYVNMRTLVKLLSNYPHTQDIYIGKPSLDRPIEATERLGDNLMRPINFWFATGGAGFCISRGLALKMSPWASGGHFMNTAEKIRLPDDCTIGYIIESVLGVKLIRSNQFHSHLENLQQVPKSELHKQVTLSYGMFENKRNAIIMKGAFPVEEDPSRFKSVHCLLYPDTPWCPSYAV